The genomic segment TATGAGTTAGAGACTCATGAAATGAATATAGAATGGATAATGCAATTGTATAATGacatgtgaaataaattgtgaaaagctatttatatagcgagtatgagaattgagatatttgtaaaacaaatgaaatatgatatggttgttgtaatatttaaatattaatatgtgtttatatttcaattgtatatttgtaatttcttatctttaaatatttggattatagaaataccattgagttttacttagcgtacggttttgtttttcgtgcgcaggttaggtattTGATCATCGATTCAACATCtaacaacgatcccgaactcaaatgtggtgatgtttatcttttatgtctaaataatagttattttgtggtttgattgtaaatgaggttataagtttaatattggtttgttatatacatatgaatatgtgtttgtgtttgaagctATATCCTAGTATGGTAAGTTGAACCAAATCTAGataggtgcatgtgaatttaattttatatttaagtgctcatgaactaggcaaaatggattgaatttggtatgtttataatttgaatttgaatgatgttttgataatataatttgataatataattgcagtaccaatgaaggtacattggttagacacctaggatgattgttttgaaattttggatgtgtttgatcgtgttttgaataggttgaaTGAATGATTTTTGAATTGCTTAATGTCCAAGCTTgcagggaatggtaaacttgtCATTTAAGGTACATTCTGAGtccacacggctagacacacggctatgtgaaccctgcagctttgaaatttttttaatattttttgaaattttttcttagttttcgaattagtcccgatttgtttctaacaagtattttgggcctcgagggctcaaataagggatAGTGTGTATGAACTTAATTGGTTTCAGATCTGAATATCATATGAtaggaaatgtttgaaatttatgtctgtttgatcaGTAAACattggtaatgctctgaaaccctattctggagacgaatatgggttagggatgttacagcTACTAGATCATTAACATCATATACAAGCATGATTATAACCAAACTTacatatacaagccattttagaCCATTTCTAAGACTACAACAAATGTACATTCCTTTGACATAGAGAAAAAGGCTATACAAACTTAGGATGAGTTGATTGCTGTCGTCTGGATTTTGACTTCACTATCTCGAGGTTTTGAGGATACTAAAACTTGCGCACGAAACAAACAAATTAAGTAACATTCCTATATTTTGCAAATTACTTAGTTCTTTTCTTTCAAATGGGCATTATAGGATACTAGTACTATCTCGGTACGTAGCACCTTCCATTCGCACCATATGTCAAGACGAATAAGAGGTGTGACGTTGaatcttaattttaaatatttttatttaattaaaaatgtcaCGTACTATAATTTGATTGGTTcagaagtttttttttaataggAGTCAACATTTGGCACCTAAAGTGGTAACATAATAAAACTTTAAGTACCTACTTTGCTAAAAAAAAAACTGTATGTAGCTAAATGGAAAAAGTGGCATagcttaaatatttatttttcatataagcATTTTCAAAATAGTAATATGAGCTTTTTAGATAAATTAGATCGAgtcgataaaatattttttttaaatcgaatctCAGTTGAATtcataaacatttttaaaaacaatttttttacttctaattaaaaaattaatcatttccacaacaatataccaaatattaataattcatatatataattttgaccTAATTGTTTGCATATGAGATAATTGATAATTCAAAAGTCATACTTGGTAGATTGCAAAAGTAGGTAGAGGCACAAATCCCAAGATAAGATTATAGAGTTAATCATCTTATGTAATTAGTTACATATAGTTTTTTACTTTACCTAATCTCATGGTATTGAGTGAGTTTATTCTTGCTATTTATTTAGCCAAGAATATTGGACATGGTTTGTATTTTTCACTTATGGGtataaattaaaactttataatatcattggagattttatgaaaatttacaaaaacaattttataattttcaaaaaatttgcggggcctaattaaaatttcttttaaaaaattaaggatataattaaaatttttaaaaattttggaggGCTCATATTTATAATCCTTTCAAGTGGGTGATTATCATTCCtaacaacttttttttatttaagtatgaTGATTATGTATATATTGTATGACATGTGActcatattatataaataaaatttgacataatCCTATTATTTgtcactattttattttataaatttttttataatatattcgTAATTCATATATTTAAGGGAAGGTGGCAGTGGCAGTTATTTAAATAGCAATCTAGCTTTCAGTTTGTATTTGTGTACCAAAATCCCTCGTAATAATGTAGTTAAACCCAACCGTTTCCGCGTTGCCATGTCTGATTAGTCCATCTAAAGTGGTGCCAATTTCCCATCGTTTTCGTTGAAAGCTACGGCCATTTGCAAGCAACCCCTCACCCTCACCGTCACTTCACTTCTCTTCCTTTGCTTTGAAAAGACATTGCATGCCCACaacaatatttattaaaatataacacaatacaaaatacattaaaatataatttaatatttccgCCGTTAGCTCGATTCGTATGGGTATTGTTACTAATGCAGGAAaatgtgggttcgagtgcgctgaaacgCATTTTCCTTCTATTTATGGATGGGGAGGGGTATGGGCAGTTTTAgatattatgtaaaaaaaacagatattatcaaaacttataatgagattattcaaaaaaaattgggGTTAAGTcaatctttaatcaaattaattcggtttgtttggattatttatttatttcaagtgCTTTTGAATTTGGGTTATTCATATTTGAGGCTCTAATTTTTCAAGTAGGATCATATTgattaacatcattttatgtttaattcatttcaaaaaaaaaaaattttagtttcaagctactaattttttatgataaaattgGAATAGGTTGAATTTGGGTATGAATTTCACATATCATCAAAATTGAGAATtctaataagaaaacaaaaaaagtttgACAAGACTTTTTCTATTTgtatttagttaatatttgtatttatattagAAAGAGTTGTACTTTCTCAAGGTTTAgatatatttagatttattttcttttgggttAATATATCATTTTCTATGTCTCAATTTAGTATTTAAGTTTGgctttaatattcaatttggtacccaaGTGAAATGATATTATAAGGTCCAATGAATATTTGACACGTATGGTCTAGTAAAAAATATAGGTACTTAATTGGGACAAAACAATTCTCCGGTACCAGATACTTAACTAAAAAAACcctcaaatattaaaataaacattaaaatcaaacttaaataccAAACAATATATCAACCCCTACCTTCCCATTCTTCTTTTCAAGTTCAATCATTCAAACCTTTTTAAAATGGCAAATGTTCTTTTTTTCTCCTCATCCATAATTTTCAACTTTTTGTCATTTTCCTTTGAGATGcataataagattttttttttaatggtaGGCCACACTAAAAGCTGAGCCATTCACATGTTAAGCCTTTCTTCGTGACTCTATCAGCCTAATTCGTTAAATCTTAAATCATGTTAATAAGATTATAAGAATATAATATTACAAGTAGAGTGTGAgattattttgtttgatttatttGGTTTGAATGTAAAGCTTAGGTGTTTGATTGACgaaatgaaaattatttataAGCACATTTTACTCCATCGTCATTctaatagatttaaaatatatatataagtttagtctcaattttcataaaattatgataaattattacaattcttacctttttattacaatttatatattaataagtaaatatattatgtatttattcagtCAAATAAGAGGttacttgcaagtcaagttaacaaaatatattttctttctagaagatttagtatttagtataatttatttgacctacgaatttagcttataaatatgCTCTtctacaaccttagaaaatacacccaaagaTTAGAGCTCATGACACTTTTCGAgaattttgtttttatgttttgagggttatttgttttcgggtttcgaggtttagttttatTTCCATCtattgtactcttcattcttttgtcattatagtaaaattatttttgcccgtagttttttattctctttggaggggttttttcatgttaaatttgtatgttcaatttctcaatttcttccactatttttacttgttcgttgcttaatcggatCGATCCCTAACAAGTTTTAAACttgatttaagaaaaaaaaagagaggctaaattgattagaataataataaataaaagacaaATTGATCCAAAATTTAAGATTACGCCCGTAATTTCAAATTACCTAAGGAATATATCACATTAATATTACACCATATACTACAGGATGACTATAATGTGAAATTACGGGATGATTGGAACGTTGAAATTGAAACACCCCTAAGATCTTTTCGAAAGTTAGTTGTCTTCATCTTTTAAGTGATTATTACTCTTGTATAATTTATTgacttttataattaattaattttaaaaaattaatattaattagttTACTCATTCAAAAGTTTTTAATGCTTAGAACTACTCAAACCTctcctcaactcataaatagaagGAAAATGCGTTTAAACACACTCGAACTCACACCctcctgcattggcaacaatgctCATGCTAGTGAACTATGGCTCAATCAACTATATCAATGAAGTCTTATCTAGTTATGtgagttttttaaatttaatctaaatttttaatttgataccatattataatattttattttaattataattattagcgtttttccaaaaataaaatttattgaaaaaaaagtttTCTAATTTTTGGCATTAATCATCCATTTAATACCAATAGAAAGACTTTTACCAAACTCAAACCTAAATCCaacaaataatttattgaaaaaaaatccaACAAATAATTTCAAAGATAGCTGGCAAAaggcataaaataaaatattttatataatcccaaactttttcttttcttttttttacatattCTTCTATTTGTCATCAACAATTAAACAAAAatgcatttttatcatttttgtgaaaaaaaaaaactgtgaGATCCAAAGTTATGGAATGAATGCAAAGcatgaaatatatttaaatgaTGTTTGGTTTAATtaacattctcaatttcacatttattttgtttttttttccataaaattttatggttttttatttttacataataaattatttcacactccaactttacaaaaaaaatattgttttaatggtTTTTTTCTTTTAGCTTTTGAACTTACATTGTTTGTCAAAATCACCTAAAATAAATAGAAACGTTATTTGGCAAACATAACATCCATGTGGTAGTTCACGCGTATACTATGTCagcaattaaataatttttaaaaattaaaagtatttttatactttttagtgtttttaatattttttttaaatttttttaaaaattaattaattactgacATGATATCTATGTAATAATTCATGTGTATGCCATATCAGTAAAGttcataaactttaatttttctatctattttgaggtgatttgataaacaatacaaatttacatattaaaagagacaaaaatttaaataaaaaactaaaataaattttttttataaagttaaaatatcaaataaattttttatcctAAATGAAGCAACAAAATTAGGTGCACATTTCCCTTTTctacaaattaattaatttatccattcAAAAAAAAGCAAAGTTTGAGAAAATAAACAATGATTAAACATATGATTTGAGAGAGTTTTGGAGTTTAATTAGctcaaaaatcaataaaaaataaaataataagggtTTGGTTTGACTACATAGTAGCAGTAATACATATAGGTATTGTCaaagaattaattaatttttattttaaaaaatattttatattcaatGTATTACTTTTATGAAACTTCTAAAAAGtgttaattactttttaaaattcaCCTCATCTAACACTTCCAAATATATTTTGAAGTCCAAATTCTATAAAAGGTCcagtaatatgtatattttttacgatttagttccttttactataatttaggataaatcttaaaattatgtatgaattttgattcaatgaatcatttgatacatgaattttgatttagtgcaatcatgagagaagttagcttttttttttgtgtgtgtgtgtagtattaaatcaaaatttcatcattttgtgAGGGGTAAAGTGCAACTTTACCATGTATTAATTTAAGacttcatatattttaaagggccaaattttaaattttcaattttaggtGGGAGTCGGGGCCCCTGCCAACCTTCTGCTGTTGCCCCtgggtgcaattatacacatgaaacttgattgtggttcaaatgtaacACAAAACTTTTAACATTTGAATgttaatctcattataagttttttttttatcatatttggtttttttaatagaatgcccttaaataggaggataatgtggtTCAACATACTCGAACCTACGATctcctacattgacaataatatcgataccaatcgaattaagactcaatctgTCATTAAAGACCatatatttaaaacaataaaaaaaattttaaggtatCAAATTATAGTAATCCTAAGAACCATTAAGTATAAAGTCCTTATATacaatctattttatttatttaataataaattggtAATAAATAGTGTACCCCAGCAGCTCCTTTATTATTTCCTCTGTTTTTGTTCATTAAATATTtgcatttaataatattaattatttttaaactcaaatgaaatattttaatattgaaaatatcAGATTTTCTTACATAagaaagcaaagaaaagaaagaaaaaaaaggacacttttacacaattcacaAGAATTGTCAAAAACTTAAAAAGTGGGTCCCAAAAATACTATAATGATAAAAGAAATGCTTTGAAAGGGGTCCACTTAACACAATAGgtaagaaaaatatggaaaaagctTTTTTTCATGCACTGCTTGCTAATTAATTGCCAATGGCTGTCGTAACTTCCCTTTCAATTCAAGCCTAAACcccctctctctttctctctttctacCCCAAGGTATGTATTTTCCCACTCTTTAACATaacctcccccccccccccaaaataaaagaagaagcTATCTTCTCCGTCttctcttccattttcttttgcttctgaAGCCTTTTGGGGTTGCAGAGGAAAAAGAAGTTTGAAAAgtttcatcttttttatttttttattgttttgagaCTGGGTGATGTTGTGGCTCTAAAAAGAGAGAGACAGATATGGGTTCATGTGTTTCAGTGCATAAGAGCTCTCAAGAGCCAGCCTCAGCCATGAAAGTTGGACTTTCTTTTGGGTCTAAAACTGATAATAACCTCATCATTCCACCATCACCTGTTAAGGAGAAACCAGTTGCCAATGGTGACTTTGCTTTCATATCTCAATCGCCCTATACTTTCAAagattttggtaattttccttctttttcgtTTTACCTTTTTGTCTGTGTGTGTGTTTAGTGAAATAAATAGGTTGGAATTACTTTGCTTGGTTACGGGGTAAAGACAATCTACCTGGCTTTTgtctcactttttttttcttttaatcttcAATGGAGTGTGAAAAAATCTATTCTATTTAACTTGTTTTTTCTCTGTTTCAGGatgatgttttatttttatgatgtGAGATCTGAAATGGGTATTTGGTTTGTCAGAGTTTTCATTTTTCTTACTATCAACATGTTGGTCTTTATATCAAGTagtcttgtgttctttatttaaagaaaaaaaaatatgaatatattgTTGGATTAATGAGTGATGATGCTTGTAGTTATCTATTCTTATAAGGTTATTTTTCAATGTCTGCCATGAATGATATGCCTAATGATATTTGTGTAGGCCCTCCTGATTCATGATTATGAGATAAACATGGTGATATTTTCATTGTCTTTTTCTTGGTCGTCCATGTTATAGTTTCTTAGCATAATTCTGGCTTGTTTGGGgacatttcaaaacattttcacTATTATATTAGTGCAAACTCTTCTATTTTAGCTTAAATTTTGGACTTCCCTTCTCCTTCTTAGATGATTTTAGACCCTTCCTTTGACCTCCCCCTGCCCTCCATGGTAGTATATTTAATTTGCTTGTTAATTAATCTATCATGGATTAGAGCTCAGTTTTCTAACTTTTTCTGAACATAACACTGTTAAACATGATGAATATTGTACAAAAAGGTAGCTATACTTAGGTTTTTTTTTCCACTTGTCTTGCAAGAAAAGTCATTGGCCGTTTTGGAATGGCTAGGCCTATTGGAAACTTGTTAGGTTACCCGAAAACGACATCGCAAATCGCGAATTCTAGTATGACATAAAATAAAGCTAATTTTTCACATATATGGCAGTATTCAATTCGAAGTTGAGAACCTAACTTTAGCGTTATATATCCTTGTTTAATGACTTACTGTCCAATGTGGAATAGATAGACAAACCAGCAAGTAGCAATCTTTTGATGTATCTATCTATTTTTGTAAGTATATAGGGGGAACCTTTTTTGTGGTAAATTTATTAGCCCTTGATGGATGGACCACTCTTAAATAGTAGGTAGCTGCGAAAGAGTTTTAAGGAAGTTGTCTTTTAACTGTCAATAATTTGACATTAATGGAGATTAAAACCCCAAGAAAGACAACTTGTGGATTATGTTGTGGTCCTTACTACATGTACAATTTATGTGTCAATACAGTACAACACTTGGAGATAAATCATGGGACTGTTGTTGCTGATGTATATGTCCATCGAATGTCAAAGCGATATAGCGTTTTTCCATGGATGTTCTGTTGCTTGCTACATCATATACATGTTACAGTTTCTGAAAATTGTACAATAGTAATGTTGAACATCATGTTGATATTCTTTTCTATATTACTTTCATGATAAGCATTTCAatgtatttcagcatattcatcaatTTGCTCCCTTTTTGCTATCTAAATACCTTAAGCTGAAACAATTTTTTGTTCTGCAGGTAGTAAAGAAGAAACCTTTTTCGATTCCCGAGCATATCTCGATTCTGATTGTGAGGATGATTTCTTCAGTGTCAATGGTGGTAAGAATAGTATAACTGTTCGAATTAACTCGTATAATGAGTACTGATTGCTGTAATATGACTGATACTTCGCTTTCGAGTTGAGTACACGTTCTTTTTTCGAGTCTATCATAGTTTTGCCATCCAAAAGTTGTAATCTATGTGCAGATTTTACTCCGTCTCGTGGTAATACCCCTGTTCATCATAGCTTCTCCGTCGGGACAACACCTCGAGTTAGCAAGGTCACCGTGGAAGGATCACCTATGTCTGTTCTGGAAACATCCCCGatgggaaaaaagaagaagctccTCGAACTGTTCCGAGAGAGCGTTAGAGAAGACCGAAACCTTACTTCAAAATCTGCAAATGTTACCCCTTATCATGTCTCTGGAGCTACCTCACTTTGCAGTAGTGAAAGGACTGCTAATGGAGATCATGATAACCCTATGTTCAAGGAGAAGCCATTAAAGTCTTTGCAATGTTGCCTTCCAAGCTTTGTTACATGCAGTAGCTTCAAtgagaggaagaagaagatgagcCCTGCAATA from the Gossypium hirsutum isolate 1008001.06 chromosome D09, Gossypium_hirsutum_v2.1, whole genome shotgun sequence genome contains:
- the LOC107892173 gene encoding uncharacterized protein At3g27210, encoding MGSCVSVHKSSQEPASAMKVGLSFGSKTDNNLIIPPSPVKEKPVANGDFAFISQSPYTFKDFGSKEETFFDSRAYLDSDCEDDFFSVNGDFTPSRGNTPVHHSFSVGTTPRVSKVTVEGSPMSVLETSPMGKKKKLLELFRESVREDRNLTSKSANVTPYHVSGATSLCSSERTANGDHDNPMFKEKPLKSLQCCLPSFVTCSSFNERKKKMSPAIAVNDRPQYPSIH